In Euphorbia lathyris chromosome 9, ddEupLath1.1, whole genome shotgun sequence, the following are encoded in one genomic region:
- the LOC136205223 gene encoding uncharacterized protein: protein MRDFPSCFGENGVQVADSSSSSSNTSKNAQNLVTCLYQCRIRGRSCLITITWSKNLMGQGLSVGLDDSANQCLCKVDIKPWLFSKRKGSKSLEAYCSKIDIFWDLSSAKFGSGPEPLEGFYVSIVVDRQMILLLGDMRKEAFKKASATPILSNAVFVSKREHVFGKKVFSTKAQFCDNGQIHDIVIECDTIGIKDPCLVVRVDCKTVMQVKRLRWKFRGNHTILVDNLAVEVLWDVHNWLFGASVGNAVFMFKTSVSAEKLFSSQPLSDPNLLPWSFSQRFLDSKTQNLGFSLILYAWKNE from the coding sequence ATGAGAGATTTTCCTTCTTGCTTTGGTGAAAACGGTGTGCAAGTTgctgattcttcatcttcatcttcaaataCTAGTAAAAATGCACAGAATTTGGTTACTTGTCTGTATCAATGTCGAATTCGAGGTCGTTCTTGCTTGATTACTATTACATGGAGTAAGAATTTGATGGGTCAAGGGCTAAGTGTAGGCCTAGATGATTCAGCTAATCAGTGTTTATGTAAGGTTGATATCAAACCCTGGTTATTCTCCAAGAGAAAAGGGTCCAAGAGTTTAGAGGCATATTGCTCTAAAATCGACATATTTTGGGACCTTTCCTCTGCTAAATTTGGATCTGGACCAGAACCATTAGAGGGATTCTATGTTAGTATTGTTGTGGACAGGCAAATGATTCTCCTCCTCGGGGATATGAGAAAAGAAGCTTTCAAAAAAGCAAGTGCCACACCTATTCTTTCAAATGCTGTTTTTGTATCAAAGAGAGAGCATGTATTTGGGAAGAAGGTGTTTAGCACTAAGGCTCAGTTTTGTGACAATGGTCAAATTCATGATATAGTGATTGAATGTGACACAATTGGTATCAAGGATCCGTGCCTGGTGGTTCGTGTGGATTGTAAGACTGTGATGCAAGTGAAAAGGCTTCGTTGGAAGTTCCGCGGAAATCATACCATATTGGTTGATAATCTGGCTGTAGAAGTTCTTTGGGATGTTCATAATTGGCTGTTTGGTGCATCAGTAGGCAATGCTGTTTTTATGTTCAAGACAAGCGTCTCAGCGGAGAAGTTATTCTCTAGCCAGCCACTTTCAGATCCGAATTTGTTGCCGTGGTCCTTTTCACAGAGATTTCTGGATTCCAAAACACAAAATCTTGGTTTTTCACTGATTTTGTATGCTTGGAAGAATGAATAG